Proteins encoded in a region of the Teredinibacter purpureus genome:
- the gltB gene encoding glutamate synthase large subunit — translation MKTGLYRLDEFKDNCGFGLIAHLKGVPSHKLLSTGIEALTCMTHRGGIAADGKTGDGCGLLIQKPDSFLRTIAKEELGIELSKQYGVGSLMLSNDAAEAADAKVVVEEELAAQGFSNCAWREVPTDSTCLGPIALQTLPSIFHLFVNTEDIDDQTLSAKLFVARRKAEIRMAKASTFYIASLSSKVLSYKGLMMPVDLPSFYTDLADERLETAICVFHQRFSTNTLPEWPLAQPFRMLAHNGEINTIMGNRNWSVARTQKFQTPLLPNVDDIVPLVNRTGSDSSSLDNMLELLLIGGMELHRAARMLVPPAWQNVEHMDADLKAFYEYNSMHIEPWDGPAGLVVTDGRYAVCTLDRNGLRPSRWVITKDDIITVASEIGVYDYSPEDVVAKGRLGPGQMLSVDTETGKLYHTADIDQMLKTGQPYLKWMKEQAVRIESNLDREQAEHSLDADQVETAMKMFQVSFEECDQVLRPLAEAGQEAVGSMGDDTPMAVLSEKRRALYDYFRQQFAQVTNPPIDPLREAIVMSLETCIGRELSVFDETPEHANRVILTSPVLSPAKFRALQQLDSQGFESTTIDLNYDASTLNLKQALELMLEDVVAQVKSGKTVIVLSDLAIIEGKLPIHALLATGAVHHRLTREGLRCDANIIVETATARDSHHIAMLIGYGATAVYPYLSYYVIERLINKGELIADYADASTNYRKGLAKGLLKILSKMGISTIASYRGAQLFEAVGLSEDVVESCFVGTVSRVKGADFSDIEIDQKSLAKDAWKARKGIEPGGLLKYMHGQEYHAFNPDVVQTLQKAVQSGEYSAWKEYAALVNHRPTATLRDLLELKEGAAQAIPLADVEPMESIVRRFDSAAMSLGALGPEAHEALAQAMNTLGGRSNSGEGGEDPIRFGTNKVSKIKQVASGRFGVTPHYLVNAEVLQIKVAQGAKPGEGGQLPGGKVDELIARLRYSAPGVTLISPPPHHDIYSIEDLAQLIFDLKQVNPDALVSVKLVSRPGVGTIAAGVAKAYADLITISGYDGGTAASPLTSIRYAGSPWELGLAETHQTLRANDLRGKVRVQTDGGLKSGLDVVKAAILGAESYGFGTAPMVALGCKYLRICHLNNCATGIATQQEVLRKEHYIGTVEMAMNFFKFVAEEAREWMAKLGVRNLEELIGRVDLLEAIEGNTEKQRKLDLSPMLYTDALLDSKPQFCQSERNEPFDKGLLAEDMVATVLPAIDAKLGGEFTFHITNCDRSVGARISGEIAKRHGNQGMADKPITLKLTGIAGQSFGVWNAGGLNMLLEGDANDYVGKGMAGGKLVIRPPKGSTFASQDTSIMGNTCLYGATGGKVFAAGSAGERCGVRNSGAHVVVEGAGDHCCEYMTGGIVTVLGETGVNFGAGMTGGFAYVLDEKNRFVDRYNHELVDITRVNTESLEPHRNHLRGVIKEFVRETESVWGQHLLDNFSDYVGKFWLVKPKAADLDSMLHSVKKRGE, via the coding sequence ATGAAAACTGGTCTTTACCGGCTGGACGAATTTAAAGATAACTGTGGTTTTGGTTTGATTGCCCACTTAAAAGGTGTTCCCAGTCACAAACTGTTATCCACGGGTATTGAAGCCCTCACCTGCATGACCCACCGTGGCGGAATTGCCGCAGACGGAAAAACGGGTGATGGTTGTGGTTTGCTCATTCAAAAGCCCGATAGCTTCTTGCGTACGATCGCAAAAGAAGAGTTGGGTATAGAGCTGTCTAAGCAGTACGGTGTTGGCTCATTGATGCTGAGCAACGATGCGGCTGAAGCGGCTGACGCTAAAGTCGTTGTTGAAGAAGAACTTGCAGCACAAGGTTTTTCCAATTGCGCATGGCGCGAAGTCCCAACAGATTCGACCTGTCTTGGGCCGATTGCACTGCAAACCTTACCCTCTATTTTTCATCTTTTTGTGAATACAGAGGACATCGACGACCAAACGTTAAGCGCAAAATTATTTGTTGCTCGCCGCAAAGCCGAAATTCGGATGGCTAAAGCGTCGACGTTTTATATTGCGAGCCTGAGCAGTAAGGTCTTGTCGTATAAAGGGTTGATGATGCCCGTAGACTTACCTTCTTTTTATACAGACTTAGCTGATGAGCGACTCGAAACCGCCATCTGTGTTTTTCATCAGCGCTTTTCTACCAACACATTGCCAGAATGGCCGTTGGCTCAGCCGTTTCGTATGTTGGCTCACAATGGTGAAATCAACACCATCATGGGCAATCGCAACTGGTCAGTCGCGCGAACCCAAAAATTTCAAACGCCATTGTTACCCAACGTTGACGATATAGTACCGCTTGTCAATCGCACCGGTTCAGATTCGTCAAGCCTCGATAATATGCTTGAACTGCTTTTAATCGGTGGTATGGAGCTTCATCGAGCTGCGCGCATGCTCGTTCCGCCTGCATGGCAGAATGTTGAGCATATGGACGCCGATCTTAAAGCGTTTTATGAATACAACTCGATGCATATCGAACCATGGGATGGCCCCGCAGGTTTAGTGGTGACCGACGGTCGCTATGCGGTTTGTACTCTTGATCGTAACGGTCTACGCCCATCCCGGTGGGTAATCACCAAAGATGACATCATTACCGTCGCTTCTGAAATAGGCGTGTACGATTACTCTCCGGAAGACGTAGTGGCCAAAGGTCGTTTAGGCCCTGGCCAAATGTTGTCGGTAGATACGGAAACAGGCAAGCTTTACCATACCGCTGATATCGACCAAATGCTTAAAACTGGCCAGCCTTACCTTAAATGGATGAAAGAGCAGGCGGTACGGATTGAGTCAAACCTCGATCGTGAGCAAGCTGAACATAGTCTAGATGCCGATCAGGTTGAAACGGCAATGAAAATGTTTCAGGTAAGTTTCGAAGAGTGTGACCAAGTGCTACGCCCACTCGCAGAGGCGGGCCAAGAAGCGGTTGGCTCGATGGGTGACGATACCCCAATGGCCGTACTGTCTGAAAAGCGTCGCGCACTTTATGATTACTTCCGACAGCAATTCGCTCAGGTAACAAACCCGCCGATCGATCCGTTACGCGAAGCCATCGTTATGTCTTTGGAAACGTGTATTGGCCGTGAATTATCTGTATTCGATGAAACGCCCGAACACGCCAATCGGGTTATTTTGACGAGCCCTGTTTTATCGCCCGCAAAATTTCGAGCGCTTCAACAGCTAGATAGCCAAGGCTTTGAATCGACAACCATTGACCTTAACTACGATGCTTCTACTTTGAACCTTAAGCAGGCTTTAGAGTTAATGCTCGAGGATGTTGTAGCACAGGTGAAATCCGGCAAAACCGTTATCGTGTTATCGGATTTAGCTATTATTGAGGGCAAACTTCCCATCCACGCACTCCTTGCTACCGGAGCCGTTCATCACAGGTTAACGCGCGAAGGCTTGCGTTGCGATGCCAATATTATTGTTGAAACTGCCACCGCTAGAGACTCGCATCATATAGCAATGCTTATCGGGTATGGCGCTACGGCTGTATACCCCTATCTTAGCTATTACGTGATAGAGCGCCTAATTAACAAGGGCGAATTAATTGCTGATTATGCCGACGCGAGTACGAATTATCGTAAGGGTTTGGCTAAAGGCCTCTTAAAAATTCTTTCAAAGATGGGTATTTCAACCATCGCCTCATATCGTGGCGCGCAATTATTCGAAGCGGTTGGCTTATCAGAAGACGTTGTGGAGAGTTGTTTTGTTGGCACTGTTAGTCGCGTCAAAGGTGCCGATTTCAGTGATATAGAAATTGATCAAAAATCATTGGCAAAAGATGCTTGGAAAGCTCGAAAAGGTATTGAACCCGGCGGATTGCTAAAATATATGCACGGTCAGGAATATCACGCCTTTAACCCCGATGTCGTCCAAACCTTACAAAAAGCGGTTCAATCAGGTGAATATTCAGCGTGGAAAGAGTACGCCGCGTTGGTTAACCATCGGCCAACCGCGACGCTGAGAGACCTTTTAGAGCTAAAGGAAGGCGCTGCACAAGCCATACCGCTAGCCGACGTTGAGCCGATGGAATCTATCGTGCGTCGTTTCGATTCGGCAGCGATGTCTTTGGGTGCTCTAGGGCCAGAAGCGCATGAAGCTTTAGCGCAGGCCATGAATACCTTGGGTGGTCGCTCAAATAGCGGCGAAGGTGGTGAAGACCCTATTCGTTTTGGTACCAATAAAGTCTCGAAAATTAAACAAGTTGCCTCGGGTCGTTTTGGTGTGACGCCTCATTACCTTGTTAACGCCGAGGTATTACAGATTAAAGTGGCGCAAGGCGCTAAACCGGGTGAAGGTGGCCAGCTACCCGGTGGAAAAGTGGATGAGTTGATTGCTCGTTTGCGATATTCCGCTCCCGGGGTGACGCTTATTTCGCCGCCGCCGCATCATGATATTTACTCGATCGAAGATTTGGCTCAGCTCATTTTCGATTTAAAGCAGGTAAACCCAGACGCGCTCGTGTCCGTGAAATTGGTGTCTCGACCTGGCGTAGGTACCATTGCCGCCGGCGTTGCAAAGGCGTATGCCGACCTCATTACCATTTCCGGTTATGACGGTGGTACGGCAGCAAGCCCATTGACCTCTATCCGTTATGCGGGCTCCCCATGGGAATTAGGGCTTGCCGAAACTCACCAAACACTGCGTGCGAACGATTTGCGCGGCAAGGTTCGAGTGCAAACGGATGGTGGTTTGAAATCTGGTCTGGATGTTGTTAAAGCCGCTATTCTAGGTGCCGAAAGCTATGGCTTTGGAACGGCTCCAATGGTCGCGCTGGGCTGTAAGTATTTGCGTATTTGTCACTTAAATAACTGCGCTACCGGCATAGCCACCCAACAAGAAGTTTTGCGTAAAGAGCATTACATTGGCACTGTTGAAATGGCCATGAACTTCTTTAAATTTGTAGCTGAAGAAGCGCGAGAGTGGATGGCGAAACTGGGTGTTCGCAACCTAGAAGAATTGATTGGTCGTGTAGATCTTCTAGAAGCTATTGAAGGAAATACTGAGAAGCAACGTAAACTGGATTTAAGTCCAATGTTGTATACAGATGCTTTACTCGACAGTAAACCTCAGTTCTGCCAGTCCGAACGCAATGAGCCTTTTGATAAGGGCCTATTGGCTGAAGATATGGTGGCTACCGTATTACCGGCCATAGACGCGAAATTGGGTGGTGAATTTACCTTTCACATCACCAACTGTGATCGTTCAGTCGGTGCACGTATTAGTGGTGAAATAGCAAAACGTCATGGCAACCAGGGCATGGCTGACAAGCCCATCACACTGAAGTTAACCGGTATCGCTGGCCAAAGTTTCGGTGTGTGGAATGCGGGTGGCCTGAATATGTTGCTTGAAGGTGATGCGAACGATTACGTCGGTAAGGGAATGGCTGGCGGAAAACTGGTTATTCGTCCGCCTAAAGGTTCAACTTTTGCCAGTCAAGATACCAGTATTATGGGCAATACATGTTTATACGGCGCTACCGGAGGCAAGGTCTTCGCCGCAGGAAGTGCGGGTGAGCGCTGTGGTGTGCGTAATTCTGGGGCTCATGTTGTCGTCGAGGGCGCTGGCGATCACTGTTGTGAATATATGACGGGCGGTATCGTGACGGTATTAGGTGAAACCGGTGTGAATTTTGGTGCCGGTATGACTGGTGGGTTTGCCTACGTACTGGACGAGAAAAACAGATTTGTCGATAGATACAATCATGAGTTGGTCGATATCACCCGGGTTAATACGGAATCGCTTGAGCCACATCGTAATCATCTCCGTGGCGTGATCAAAGAGTTTGTCAGAGAAACTGAAAGTGTGTGGGGCCAGCATTTGCTCGATAACTTTAGTGATTACGTTGGTAAGTTTTGGTTGGTCAAACCCAAAGCTGCCGATTTAGACAGTATGTTGCACAGCGTTAAAAAGCGCGGTGAATAA
- a CDS encoding FAD-dependent oxidoreductase: protein MAERLNNNFQFLDVGRQDPNKKDTATRKESFVEIYQPFTEKQVQGQAHRCLECGNPYCEWKCPVHNYIPNWLKLVSEGNIIEAVELCHETNSLPEVCGRVCPQDRLCEGACTLNDGFGAVTIGNTEKYITDTAFALGWRPDMSKVVWTDKKVAVIGAGPAGLACADILVRNGIKPTVFDKHPEIGGLLTFGIPEFKLEKDVMKNRREIFAHMGVEFRLNMDVGKDVTIDELLADYDAVFMAMGTYTYMKGGFPGEDLPGVFDALPFLISNVNRNLGFEKDPAEFISVKDKKVVVLGGGDTAMDCNRTSIRQQAASVTCAYRRDEENMPGSRREVVNAREEGVDFLFNRQPVAIVGDGKVEGVKVITTRLGDPDENGRRRPEPIEGSEEIVPADMVLIAFGFRPSPAPWFEQQGITVNSWGGVEAAEKQQYKFQTSNPKVFAGGDMVRGSDLVVTAIWEGRQAAEGIMDYLDV from the coding sequence ATGGCTGAACGATTAAACAATAACTTCCAATTTCTCGATGTTGGACGTCAAGATCCCAATAAAAAGGACACGGCGACAAGAAAAGAGAGTTTTGTGGAAATATATCAGCCCTTTACCGAAAAACAGGTGCAGGGCCAGGCTCATCGCTGCTTAGAATGTGGCAACCCTTATTGTGAGTGGAAATGTCCGGTACATAATTACATCCCTAATTGGCTCAAACTTGTGTCCGAAGGGAATATTATTGAAGCCGTTGAGCTTTGCCACGAAACAAACTCCTTGCCTGAGGTGTGTGGTCGAGTATGCCCGCAAGATCGATTGTGTGAAGGTGCTTGTACGTTAAACGATGGTTTTGGTGCTGTAACCATTGGCAATACCGAAAAATATATTACGGATACAGCGTTTGCTCTGGGATGGCGCCCCGATATGAGCAAGGTTGTGTGGACCGACAAAAAAGTCGCCGTTATTGGCGCGGGGCCTGCGGGCTTAGCGTGTGCTGATATTCTCGTACGAAACGGTATTAAACCGACAGTTTTTGACAAACACCCTGAAATTGGTGGGCTATTAACTTTCGGTATTCCTGAGTTCAAACTCGAAAAAGACGTAATGAAAAACCGGCGTGAAATTTTTGCTCATATGGGCGTTGAGTTCCGTTTGAATATGGATGTGGGTAAAGACGTTACGATTGATGAGCTACTTGCCGATTATGATGCCGTGTTTATGGCCATGGGCACTTACACTTATATGAAAGGTGGTTTTCCCGGGGAAGATTTGCCGGGCGTGTTTGATGCCCTACCGTTTTTGATTTCTAATGTGAATCGTAATTTGGGCTTTGAAAAAGACCCCGCAGAATTCATCAGCGTCAAAGATAAAAAAGTTGTGGTATTAGGTGGCGGTGATACGGCTATGGACTGCAATCGTACATCGATTCGTCAGCAGGCCGCGAGCGTAACGTGCGCATATAGACGTGATGAAGAGAACATGCCTGGTTCGCGCAGAGAAGTGGTTAATGCGCGTGAAGAGGGCGTTGATTTTCTGTTTAATCGACAGCCCGTAGCCATCGTGGGTGATGGAAAAGTTGAAGGCGTAAAAGTGATAACAACCCGGCTAGGTGACCCAGATGAAAACGGTCGTCGTAGGCCTGAACCTATTGAGGGCAGTGAAGAGATTGTTCCTGCGGACATGGTGCTAATCGCTTTTGGGTTTCGTCCTAGCCCTGCCCCATGGTTTGAACAACAGGGTATTACTGTCAATAGCTGGGGCGGTGTTGAGGCCGCGGAAAAGCAGCAGTATAAATTTCAAACATCCAACCCTAAGGTGTTTGCAGGTGGCGATATGGTTCGCGGTTCCGATTTGGTTGTGACGGCCATTTGGGAAGGACGCCAAGCTGCCGAAGGAATAATGGATTACTTGGACGTATAA
- the hemE gene encoding uroporphyrinogen decarboxylase → MIELKNDRFLRALLRQPVDVTPVWMMRQAGRYLPEYRAARARAGDFMGLCTNPQRACEVTMQPLERYPLDAAILFSDILTIPDAMGLGLYFETGEGPKFRKPVRTSKDVEALPVVNTENELTYVIDAVSTIRHELNGSVPLIGFSGSPWTLMTYMVEGGSSKDFRRAKTMLYNQPEVAQLLLDKLVLSVTDYLNAQIRAGAQAVQIFDTWGGALSHEAYLKYSLAPMQRIVDGLIKEHEGRQVPVILFTKGGGQWLESMAATGATALGLDWTTDISVARARVGDTVALQGNMDPTILYASPDRIREEVGRILKSYGAGSGHVFNLGHGITPEVDPEHAGAFINAVHDLSSEYHG, encoded by the coding sequence ATGATTGAATTAAAGAACGACCGTTTTCTCCGCGCGTTATTACGCCAACCTGTTGATGTAACCCCTGTTTGGATGATGCGCCAAGCAGGGCGATATTTGCCAGAATATCGTGCTGCCCGCGCGCGCGCGGGCGATTTTATGGGGCTCTGCACTAACCCGCAAAGGGCCTGTGAAGTTACCATGCAGCCGTTGGAGCGTTACCCCCTAGACGCCGCTATTCTCTTTTCCGATATTCTTACCATTCCAGATGCAATGGGGTTAGGCCTCTACTTTGAAACGGGTGAAGGCCCAAAGTTTCGCAAGCCGGTACGTACCTCGAAAGACGTTGAAGCGCTTCCTGTCGTCAATACTGAAAACGAACTCACATATGTGATCGATGCCGTATCGACCATTCGCCACGAGCTTAATGGAAGCGTGCCGTTAATTGGTTTTTCGGGCAGCCCATGGACGTTGATGACCTATATGGTTGAGGGCGGCTCGAGCAAAGATTTTCGCCGAGCAAAAACAATGCTGTATAACCAGCCCGAAGTTGCGCAGCTATTGCTTGATAAGCTCGTGCTTTCGGTAACCGACTATCTCAACGCCCAAATACGCGCCGGTGCCCAGGCGGTCCAAATTTTCGATACCTGGGGTGGAGCCTTATCGCATGAGGCCTACTTAAAGTATTCGCTAGCGCCTATGCAGCGCATTGTAGATGGTCTTATCAAAGAGCACGAAGGTCGCCAAGTCCCCGTCATTCTTTTTACAAAAGGTGGCGGCCAATGGCTAGAATCTATGGCTGCAACGGGGGCGACCGCATTAGGCTTGGACTGGACGACGGATATAAGTGTTGCTCGCGCAAGAGTTGGCGATACTGTTGCGCTACAAGGCAACATGGATCCCACTATTCTATATGCCAGCCCAGACCGAATTCGTGAAGAGGTAGGTCGTATTCTTAAATCGTATGGCGCGGGTAGTGGCCATGTATTTAATCTCGGGCACGGTATCACGCCAGAAGTAGACCCAGAGCATGCCGGAGCTTTCATTAATGCGGTACACGACCTATCAAGTGAATATCACGGCTGA
- a CDS encoding HD-GYP domain-containing protein, which yields MGIKQVKIDANELTVGMFVSGLDRPWTQTPFPLQGFYIRDLDEIKELKVHCNFVYIDVAKGTAPVKTNLRKLTARSSGGRKAARAPKLTRIVDVAPLKIRRDVYREIDPLEKEIGPARELHQQMYDAVGSVMGHVNQDHHHVPINETKRVASQMVDSVLRSPDAFTWLSRVRDKDEYTYSHAVRSAVWAILFGRHIGLPKADLDVLAMGVLLKDIGKTRLPRHLLEKKQRSETEQEAYEKFIDYGVEILRKLPDVQPRVTSVVKTHCERVNGSGYPQHLRGDKIPLLGKIAGIVTFYDETVNPRGEGHPLSPSKAVARLYELREVEFQEELVVEFIRAIGLYPTGTLVELSTGEVGVVVEQNFDRRLKPVVMVVLDAYKQLLRAPELVNLAAEERDKQAKLDSGKYHPSEIQRIEILQDLQPGAYDIDVAGIRDKYIQRKQGKGLLGLFKRSGLKLPGF from the coding sequence TTGGGAATTAAGCAGGTCAAGATTGATGCCAACGAGCTAACCGTTGGCATGTTTGTGTCTGGTCTAGATAGGCCATGGACGCAAACGCCTTTTCCGCTCCAAGGGTTCTATATTCGCGACCTTGATGAAATTAAAGAACTAAAGGTGCACTGCAATTTTGTTTACATCGATGTTGCTAAGGGCACCGCACCGGTAAAAACCAATCTTAGAAAGCTAACGGCTCGCTCTAGCGGTGGGCGAAAAGCTGCTCGCGCACCGAAGCTCACACGAATAGTGGATGTGGCGCCGTTAAAAATTCGGCGCGATGTGTATCGCGAAATTGATCCTCTCGAAAAAGAAATTGGCCCTGCACGCGAACTTCATCAGCAAATGTATGATGCGGTCGGCAGCGTCATGGGGCATGTTAATCAAGATCATCATCATGTGCCCATAAATGAAACTAAGCGTGTGGCGAGCCAAATGGTCGATAGCGTGCTGCGCAGCCCCGATGCTTTTACGTGGTTAAGCCGCGTTCGCGATAAAGACGAATACACCTATTCTCATGCCGTACGTTCGGCGGTTTGGGCCATTTTATTTGGTCGACATATAGGCCTGCCTAAAGCAGATTTAGATGTTTTGGCGATGGGGGTACTCCTTAAAGATATTGGTAAAACACGTTTGCCCCGGCATTTGCTTGAGAAAAAACAGCGTAGCGAAACTGAGCAAGAGGCGTATGAGAAGTTTATCGATTACGGTGTAGAAATTTTACGTAAGCTGCCCGATGTTCAGCCGCGTGTAACGTCCGTTGTTAAAACGCATTGTGAACGCGTAAATGGCAGTGGTTATCCGCAGCATTTGCGCGGTGATAAAATTCCTTTACTGGGTAAGATTGCGGGTATTGTCACTTTTTACGATGAAACGGTGAACCCGCGTGGTGAAGGGCATCCGCTATCACCGTCTAAAGCTGTCGCGAGACTGTATGAATTACGGGAAGTGGAATTTCAAGAAGAATTGGTTGTAGAATTTATTCGGGCGATTGGTTTATACCCAACAGGCACATTAGTTGAATTGTCTACGGGCGAAGTGGGTGTTGTGGTTGAGCAAAATTTTGATCGACGTTTGAAGCCTGTCGTAATGGTCGTTCTAGATGCTTACAAGCAACTATTGCGTGCGCCCGAATTAGTTAATTTAGCGGCAGAAGAGCGCGATAAACAAGCAAAATTAGATTCCGGTAAGTACCATCCGTCTGAAATACAGCGTATTGAAATTTTGCAAGATTTACAGCCGGGCGCTTATGACATAGATGTGGCCGGTATTCGCGATAAATACATTCAACGCAAGCAAGGCAAAGGCCTGCTGGGGTTGTTTAAGCGTTCAGGGTTAAAGCTACCGGGCTTTTAA
- a CDS encoding methylated-DNA--[protein]-cysteine S-methyltransferase encodes MNNSASTPTHKRFQRMCAAIEYLRLHFRSQPSVANIAQQLNMSSDHLHHLFKQWVGISPKQFLQCVTVENAKPILAEQHSCIETSNALGLSSSSRLHDHLVSLEAVTPGDIKARGEGLTFYFGEGNTPLGIARLCWTKRGIHSLKFTRYDGAERDNKHLRQQWSAARWEEQPTEAQQWLNRIFSKPSVKNGTLKLYVQGTNFQIAVWRALLNIPQGTTLCYGEVAVKVGNPNASRAAGTAIGKNPVAVLIPCHRVIRESGLLGGYRWGLDKKTLLLAKELLIP; translated from the coding sequence ATGAATAATTCTGCGAGCACCCCTACGCATAAGCGCTTTCAGCGCATGTGCGCGGCAATTGAATATTTGCGCCTTCACTTTCGCTCGCAACCTAGCGTTGCGAACATAGCACAACAGCTCAACATGAGTTCAGACCACCTTCATCATTTATTTAAGCAGTGGGTTGGCATAAGCCCTAAACAGTTTTTACAGTGCGTCACCGTAGAAAACGCTAAACCAATACTTGCTGAACAGCACTCCTGCATTGAAACGAGCAACGCACTAGGTTTGTCCAGTAGTAGCCGCCTCCACGACCACCTTGTATCACTAGAAGCTGTCACACCAGGGGATATCAAAGCCCGCGGGGAAGGATTAACGTTTTACTTTGGAGAAGGAAATACGCCACTGGGTATTGCTCGACTATGTTGGACCAAACGAGGTATTCACAGCTTAAAGTTTACACGTTATGACGGTGCTGAGCGCGACAACAAACACCTTCGACAACAATGGTCTGCAGCTCGTTGGGAAGAACAACCTACCGAGGCACAACAGTGGTTGAATAGGATATTTTCAAAACCGAGCGTGAAAAACGGAACGCTGAAACTATACGTGCAAGGCACCAACTTTCAAATAGCCGTTTGGCGAGCCCTGCTCAATATACCGCAGGGCACGACGCTTTGTTATGGTGAAGTAGCGGTTAAAGTAGGTAACCCAAACGCCAGCCGAGCGGCAGGCACCGCCATTGGCAAAAATCCCGTTGCAGTGCTTATACCGTGTCATCGAGTGATACGGGAGAGCGGGTTGTTAGGAGGGTATAGATGGGGCTTGGATAAAAAAACCTTACTCCTAGCAAAAGAGTTGTTAATACCATAA
- the asd gene encoding archaetidylserine decarboxylase (Phosphatidylserine decarboxylase is synthesized as a single chain precursor. Generation of the pyruvoyl active site from a Ser is coupled to cleavage of a Gly-Ser bond between the larger (beta) and smaller (alpha chains). It is an integral membrane protein.): MKSFLFVLLQYILPHHLLSRIVGWFASTEITWIKNLFIQRFAANFDVNMAEAAQESLLEYKSFNAFFCRALKPEARPLEEEENALLCPADGAISQAGTINGNTIFQAKGKSFSTTALLGGDETLAKKFENGQYCTVYLSPKDYHRVHMPISGTLTDMIHVPGALFSVNPTTVNNVDNLFARNERVVSIFETDVGPVAVVLVGAMIVASIETVWAGEIAPRGNKVTRQQYGEHPPISLTRGSEMGRFKLGSTAVLLMPENSTNWLERMTPGRTVKMGEPLATIKKRH; encoded by the coding sequence GTGAAATCTTTTTTATTTGTACTGCTGCAATACATACTCCCCCATCACTTGCTCTCGCGCATTGTAGGGTGGTTTGCCAGCACCGAAATCACGTGGATAAAAAACCTATTCATCCAGCGTTTTGCTGCAAATTTTGATGTCAATATGGCCGAGGCCGCGCAGGAAAGCCTTCTCGAGTATAAAAGTTTTAACGCATTTTTTTGCCGAGCCTTAAAGCCCGAAGCACGACCACTGGAGGAAGAAGAAAATGCTTTATTATGCCCCGCTGACGGCGCTATTAGCCAAGCAGGCACTATTAACGGCAATACAATTTTCCAAGCAAAAGGAAAATCATTTTCGACCACAGCATTACTGGGGGGTGACGAAACTTTGGCTAAAAAGTTTGAAAATGGCCAGTATTGCACCGTATATTTATCCCCAAAAGATTATCACCGCGTACACATGCCCATAAGCGGCACCCTCACCGATATGATCCATGTTCCCGGCGCACTCTTCTCCGTCAACCCAACGACCGTGAACAACGTAGACAACCTTTTCGCGCGCAATGAACGCGTTGTATCCATCTTCGAAACGGACGTTGGGCCCGTTGCTGTAGTACTCGTAGGCGCAATGATCGTTGCCTCTATCGAAACAGTATGGGCTGGCGAAATCGCGCCTCGAGGCAATAAAGTGACACGCCAGCAGTACGGCGAACACCCCCCTATTTCACTTACCCGCGGTAGCGAGATGGGGCGATTTAAACTAGGTTCAACCGCCGTGTTATTGATGCCCGAAAACAGTACCAACTGGCTTGAACGTATGACCCCTGGGCGCACCGTCAAAATGGGAGAGCCCTTGGCTACGATAAAAAAACGTCATTAA